The sequence TTTCAACAAGGCCATGCCCGCCGCCATGATCAGACTGCCCACCAAAGACATCAGCGGATAGGTAGTGGCGGTTTTCGGCAATTCTCCGCCTTCATCCTCGGAATCGGACTGATCAGACTGTCCGGACTTGGGCAACTCGGAACCCCCCTTGGCCGGAGATTCCGGAAGTTCGGGCTCTTGCACGGGTTGC comes from Planifilum fulgidum and encodes:
- a CDS encoding LPXTG cell wall anchor domain-containing protein codes for the protein MPKSGQSDQSDSEDEGGELPKTATTYPLMSLVGSLIMAAGMALLKLRPSRG